The following proteins come from a genomic window of Leucoraja erinacea ecotype New England chromosome 1, Leri_hhj_1, whole genome shotgun sequence:
- the htr1aa gene encoding 5-hydroxytryptamine (serotonin) receptor 1A a: MEMYNDSTFSYSGFTKENNTNFSEVTLSYQIITSLFIGTMILCSIIGNACVIAAIALERSLQNVANYLIGSLAVTDLMVSVLVLPMAALYQVLNKWTLGQVTCDIFISLDVLCCTSSILHLCAIALDRYWAITDPIDYVNKRTPRRAAILISLTWLVGFLISIPPMLGWRKPEDRADPDACNISQDPGYTIYSTFGAFYIPLILMLVLYGRIFKAARFRIRKTVKKSEKQKVADTCLTVSPAVAQKKSNGENSKNWRRSVEPKPACINGATRHGEEGPALEVIELHHYHPKGHLPLPSHTNSQLTFCFEARNDKNVEAKRKVALARERKTVKTLGIIMGTFIFCWLPFFIVALVLPFCGPHCYMPMWLHAVINWQGYSNSLLNPIIYAYFNKDFQSAFKKIVKCKFCRQ, encoded by the coding sequence ATGGAAATGTACAACGACAGCACCTTTTCCTACTCGGGGTTCACCAAGGAAAACAATACGAACTTTTCGGAGGTGACGCTGAGTTACCAGATTATAACTTCACTGTTTATAGGAACTATGATCCTCTGCTCTATTATTGGGAATGCTTGTGTGATCGCCGCTATAGCACTGGAGCGTTCTCTACAAAATGTAGCCAACTATCTAATAGGGTCACTTGCTGTCACCGATCTGATGGTGTCGGTGTTGGTACTACCCATGGCTGCTCTGTATCAAGTTCTGAACAAATGGACCCTGGGACAGGTAACCTGTGACATTTTTATCTCTTTAGATGTGTTATGTTGTACATCTTCTATCCTGCACCTTTGCGCGATTGCTTTGGACAGATACTGGGCTATTACTGATCCAATAGACTATGTGAACAAGAGGACTCCGAGACGAGCCGCTATTCTAATAAGCTTGACATGGCTGGTCGGATTTTTAATTTCAATCCCACCCATGTTAGGCTGGAGAAAGCCCGAAGACAGAGCTGATCCCGATGCTTGTAATATTAGTCAAGACCCCGGCTATACCATTTATTCCACTTTCGGTGCCTTTTACATCCCGCTAATATTGATGTTAGTCCTGTATGGAAGGATATTCAAAGCCGCCAGGTTCCGCATACGCAAAACGGTGAAGAAATCGGAGAAGCAAAAAGTAGCAGACACTTGCCTGACTGTTTCTCCAGCCGTCGCGCAAAAGAAAAGCAACGGTGAGAACAGCAAGAACTGGAGGAGGAGCGTGGAGCCCAAGCCTGCCTGCATCAACGGGGCCACTCGGCACGGGGAAGAAGGGCCAGCTTTAGAAGTTATCGAGCTGCACCACTACCACCCCAAAGGTCACCTTCCTCTGCCCAGCCACACCAACAGCCAATTGACATTTTGCTTTGAGGCGAGGAATGATAAGAACGTTGAAGCCAAGAGAAAAGTGGCCCTCGCCCGCGAGCGGAAAACGGTGAAAACTTTGGGCATCATTATGGGCACCTTCATCTTCTGCTGGTTGCCATTTTTCATCGTTGCCCTTGTACTGCCATTCTGTGGACCGCACTGTTACATGCCAATGTGGCTCCACGCAGTCATCAACTGGCAAGGCTATTCCAATTCTCTCCTAAATCCCATAATTTATGCTTATTTCAATAAGGATTTCCAAAGTGCTttcaaaaaaattgtaaaatgcaaGTTCTGCAGGCAATAA